A stretch of the Panicum virgatum strain AP13 chromosome 9N, P.virgatum_v5, whole genome shotgun sequence genome encodes the following:
- the LOC120690925 gene encoding kinesin-like protein KIN-14F isoform X2, which translates to MAEAPAILSLSAAAVVEDVLRQHGCRLSDRDLASRRAEEAAARRNEAAGWLRRTVGAVAARDLPEEPSEEEFRLGLRNGQILCGALNRVHPGAVSKVVVNTAADSVLQADGAALSAFQYFENVRNFLVAAQEIGLPCFEASDLEQGGKSARVVNCVLALKSYGDWKQCGGTGPWKYGGNLKVTASGKSFGRKNSEPFRRSQSMNEGEVLYEEAGFNADSHLDSSDMSTSRPLKMLVSAVLSDKRPDEVPQLLESMLCKLVEEFENRLNNQNELVKAALKNGTDSTKSFSKSKVLVETTPNTSGRKMDTTDIYCNNKQTKKETSREVTLKQHSILQQQSKNVEELKADLITTKAGMEYMQMKYSEDINLLGRHLYSLAHAASGYHKVLEENRKLYNQVQDLKGSIRVYCRVRPFLPGQGSPSTVGSIDEGNITIVTPSKSGKEGRKTFSFNKVFGPSATQDEVFLDTQPLIRSVLDGYNVCIFAYGQTGSGKTYTMSGPKNMTEQTQGVNYRALGDLFKLAEQRRGTFIYDIAVQMIEIYNEQVRDLLVTDGLNKRLEIRNNSQNGLNVPDASLVRVASTMDVMELMNVGQKNRAVGATALNDRSSRSHSCLTVHVQGRDLTSGTTLRGCMHLVDLAGSERVDKSEVTGERLKEAQHINKSLSALGDVIASLAQKNAHVPYRNSKLTQLLQDSLGGQAKTLMFVHISPESDAVGETISTLKFAERVSTVELGAARLNKESGEVRELKEQIARLKSALAVKDSGSEQIMSRDSEAFNMKMPSPGFSNKRQGSCDLLSSQTNFRQPMEDVGNIEVRANPTLRHKKPSFDLQDLLTSNDSPSWPDSNLRTNFQMGDEREAVGGDWIDKVVVNNNNSIGDWEGDSAALPDFFYQRYHSGMREKQYQRNNIRQKEDHEYEQQRPRFYSTNTDDSDDIDMATSDSSESDALWQLNVQSMNNSISESGSKVKKPQARLRDGSDSRTPVHSQVPSASRKATNGSNRSVRQPLSRSDSRRLSSNGRQAGTKVEVPAKRCNEPGHANFLFICWSLDGCSTTVESGCFRATL; encoded by the exons atggcggaggcgccggcgatCCTCTCGCTCTCCGCGGCCGCCGTGGTGGAGGACGTGCTGCGGCAGCACGGGTGCCGCCTCAGCGACCGCGATCTCGCGTCACGCAGGGCCGAGGAAGCCG cggcgcggcggaacgaggcggcggggtggctgCGCCGCACGGTGGGGGCGGTCGCCGCGCGCGACCTGCCGGAGGAGCCGTCCGAGGAGGAGTTCCGCCTCGGCCTCCGCAACGGCCAGATCCTCTGCGGCGCGCTCAACCGGGTCCACCCGGGCGCCGTCTCCAAG GTGGTCGTGAACACGGCGGCGGACTCCGTGCTGCAGGCCGACGGCGCGGCGCTGTCGGCGTTCCAGTACTTCGAGAACGTGCGCAACTTCCTGGTGGCGGCGCAGGAGATCGGCCTGCCGTGCTTCGAGGCCTCCGATTTGGAGCAG GGAGGGAAGAGCGCCAGGGTGGTGAACTGCGTGCTCGCACTCAAGTCGTACGGTGATTGGAAGCAATGCGGTGGCACCggtccgtggaagtatgggggGAATCTGAAGGTGACGGCCTCCGGCAAGTCCTTCGGGAGGAAGAACTCTGAGCCGTTCCGTAGGAGTCAGTCGATGAATGAAGGTGAAGTGCTCTATGAGGAGGCTGGATTCAATGCCGACTCTCATCTTGATTCCAGTGACATG TCGACGTCGCGCCCGCTGAAAATGTTGGTTAGTGCAGTTTTGTCCGACAAGAGGCCGGATGAAGTTCCACAG CTCTTGGAGTCCATGTTGTGTAAACTTGTTGAAGAATTCGAAAATCGTCTAAACAACCAAAATGAATTG GTTAAAGCGGCTCTAAAAAATGGTACTGACAGCACAAAATCCTTTTCGAAATCAAAGGTTCTGGTTGAGACTACTCCGAATACTAGTGGGAGAAAG ATGGATACAACAGATATTTACTGTAAcaataaacaaacaaaaaaagaaacatcAAGAGAAGTGACACTGAAGCAACATTCAATTCTCCAACAACAGTCAAAGAATGTTGAG GAACTCAAGGCTGATCTGATAACTACTAAGGCGGGTATGGAGTATATGCAAATGAAATACTCTGAGGACATCaacctccttg GAAGGCACCTGTATAGCCTGGCTCATGCTGCTTCAGGTTATCACAAAGTTCTTGAAGAAAATCGAAAGCTATACAACCAGGTGCAGGATCTTAAAG GAAGTATCAGAGTATACTGTAGGGTACGGCCCTTTTTACCTGGACAAGGAAGTCCTTCCACTGTGGGTTCCATCGATGAGGGCAACATAACCATTGTCACCCCTTCAAAGTCTGGAAAGGAAGGCCGGAAAACTTTTAGCTTCAATAAGGTTTTTGGCCCATCAGCAACACAAG ATGAGGTGTTCTTAGATACCCAACCCCTTATTCGTTCAGTTCTTGATGGATACAATGTTTGTATCTTCGCATATGGACAAACAGGATCAGGGAAGACATACACAATG AGTGGGCCCAAGAACATGACTGAGCAAACCCAAGGTGTCAACTATCGGGCACTAGGTGATCTATTTAAGCTTGCTGAGCAAAGGAGGGGTACCTTCATATATGATATTGCTGTGCAAATGATCGAGATTTACAACGAACAAGTCAGGGATCTCCTTGTCACTGATGGTCTGAACAAAAG ATTAGAGATTCGGAATAACTCTCAGAATGGGCTTAATGTGCCGGATGCAAGCCTTGTCCGTGTGGCGTCAACAATGGATGTCATGGAGTTGATGAATGTTGGGCAGAAGAATCGTGCCGTCGGTGCCACTGCTCTAAATGACAGGAGTAGTCGTTCCCACAG TTGTTTAACTGTTCATGTTCAGGGAAGGGATCTTACATCAGGGACCACTCTTCGTGGTTGCATGCATTTAGTTGATCTTGCGGGCAGTGAACGGGTTGACAAATCAGAGGTCACTGGAGAAAGGTTAAAAGAAGCACAGCATATAAACAAATCATTGTCGGCCTTAGGGGATGTAATTGCTTCCCTTGCCCAAAAGAATGCACATGTACCATACAGGAACAGTAAATTAACGCAACTTCTTCAAGATTCACTTG GAGGTCAGGCCAAAACCTTGATGTTTGTTCATATAAGCCCAGAGAGTGATGCTGTAGGAGAAACCATCAGCACCTTGAAGTTTGCCGAGCGTGTCTCAACTGTTGAACTCGGTGCTGCTCGATTAAATAAAGAATCTGGAGAAGTTAGAGAGCTGAAAGAGCAG ATCGCTCGACTTAAATCAGCTTTAGCTGTGAAAGACTCAGGATCAGAGCAAATAATGAGTCGTGACTCTGAGGCATTTAACATGAAGATGCCTTCGCCTGGTTTTTCAAATAAGCGACAGGGTAGTTGTGATTTACTGTCTAGCCAAACGAACTTCAGACAACCAATGGAGGATGTCGGAAACATAGAG GTTAGAGCCAATCCTACATTGAGGCATAAGAAACCAAGCTTTGACCTCCAGGATTTATTAACATCAAATGATTCTCCTTCATGGCCAGACAGCAATTTGAGGACGAATTTTCAGATGGGAGATGAAAGGGAAGCAGTTGGTGGGGACTGGATAGATAAGGTTGTTGTGAACAACAATAACTCAATTGGTGATTGGGAGGGGGACAGTGCAGCTTTACCTGACTTCTTTTACCAGAGATATCATTCAGGTATGAGGGAGAAGCAGTACCAGAGAAATAACATAAGACAAAAGGAGGACCATGAGTATGAACAGCAAAGGCCTCGATTTTACTCTACAAAtacagatgattctgatgacaTTGACATGGCAACAAGTGATTCCTCAGAATCAGATGCGCTATGGCAGCTCAATGTCCAAAGCATGAATAACTCTATTAGTGAGAGCGGATCAAAGGTTAAGAAACCACAAGCAAGGCTAAGAGATGGCTCAGATTCCAG GACTCCAGTTCATTCTCAAGTACCATCAGCGTCGAGAAAAGCCACAAATGGTTCAAACAGATCTGTTAGGCAACCTTTAAGCAGAAGCGACAGCAGAAGGCTTTCATCAAATGGAAGACAAGCTGGTACAAA AGTTGAGGTGCCTGCTAAAAGATGTAATGAACCTGGACATGCAAATTTTCTGTTCATTTGCTGGAGCCTGGATGGATGCTCTACAACTGTGGAGTCCGGTTGTTTTCGAGCAACACTGTAA
- the LOC120690701 gene encoding calmodulin-binding protein 60 D-like isoform X2: MDLKRALDVEEEVVDGDEEELAAGCPDAKRRRTFLNSMQEAIGAQYMQRHLPKLEPFLRRVVQEEVHNVLIRHIDSAQRLPLQLKTSSKRYKLQFQGNLPQTLFTGNRVEAESKQPLRIVLTDAATNQTVTSGPLSSMKVELLVLDGDFNADEQLEHTEKEFSESVVFEREGKRPLLSGEVIIVLEKGVASIRDISFTDNSSWIRSRKFRLGARMSRASSIEERVQEAVSNPFLVKDHRGEVYKKHHPPALADDVWRLEKIGKDGVFHKKLADFGIHTVQDFLRNLVMDQYGLRSLLGSGMSNKMWESTVEHARECVLDDKLYSYCSGHGIVLLFNCVYEVVGVIVGTNCFTLNSLTPTQKALVVKLQQDAYKFPDRIAEFKVQTQGAAEQPPGAVQAPPGPVPPAASARVLGLPQGVVHLPGGAPSPHDGGGLLLNPLALQQQSEALEDVLQSAGAAHHQLGAGEAWPFPSFGVGAGAGGFDARDPFDVQFSGSQPCGLLLSSTGARL; the protein is encoded by the exons ATGGACCTGAAGAGGGCGCTGgacgtggaggaggaggtggtggacggcgacgaggaggagctcgccgccggctgccccGACGCCAAGCGCCGCCGGACGTTCCTCAA CTCGATGCAGGAGGCCATTGGCGCGCAGTACATGCAGAGGCATCTGCCCAAGCTGGAGCCCTTCCTGCGCAGAGTC GTGCAGGAAGAGGTGCATAATGTTCTTATCCGACACATCGATTCCGCACAGAG GCTCCCACTGCAACTAAAAACAAGCAGCAAACGGTACAAGCTGCAGTTCCAGGGAAATCTGCCGCAGACCCTTTTCACGGGCAACAGAGTGGAGGCGGAGAGCAAGCAGCCGCTCCGGATCGTCCTGACCGACGCCGCCACCAACCAGACGGTCACCTCCGGCCCCTTGTCCTCGATGAAGGTCGAGCTCCTCGTCCTCGACGGCGACTtcaacgccgacgagcagcTGGAGCACACCGAGAAGGAGTTCAGCGAGAGCGTGGTGTTCGAGAGGGAAGGCAAGAGGCCGCTCCTGTCCGGCGAGGTGATCATCGTGCTCGAGAAGGGCGTCGCCTCCATCCGCGACATATCCTTCACGGATAACTCGAGCTGGATAAGGAGCCGGAAGTTCAGGCTCGGCGCGAGGATGTCccgggccagctccatcgaaGAACGGGTGCAGGAAGCTGTCAGCAATCCCTTCCTGGTCAAGGATCACCGTGGAGAAG TGTACAAGAAGCACCATCCTCCTGCATTAGCCGACGACGTGTGGCGCCTGGAGAAGATCGGCAAAGACGGCGTTTTCCACAAGAAGCTTGCCGACTTCGGAATCCACACAGTTCAGGACTTCCTCAGGAACCTGGTGATGGATCAGTACGGACTGCGCAGT CTGCTCGGCAGCGGGATGTCGAACAAGATGTGGGAGTCGACGGTGGAGCACGCCCGGGAGTGCGTGCTGGACGACAAGCTCTACTCCTACTGCAGCGGGCACGGCATCGTCCTCCTCTTCAACTGCGTCTACGAAGTCGTCGGCGTCATCGTCGGCACCAACTGCTTCACCTTGAACTCCCTCACCCCGACGCAGAAG GCGCTGGTGGTGAAGCTGCAGCAGGACGCGTACAAGTTCCCGGACCGCATCGCCGAGTTCAAGGTGCAGACGCAGGGCGCCGCGGAGCAGCCACCTGGCGCGGTGCAGGCCCCGCCGGGGCCCGTGCCgcccgcggcgagcgcgcgggtgCTCGGCCTCCCGCAGGGCGTCGTACACCTTCCTGGCGGCGCGCCGAGCccgcacgacggcggcggcctgctgctGAACCCGCTTGCCCTCCAGCAGCAGAGCGAGGCCCTGGAAGACGTGCTGCagtcggccggcgcggcgcaccaccagctcggcgccggcgaggcgtgGCCGTTCCCCTCGTTCGGGGTgggggccggggccggcgggTTCGACGCACGGGACCCGTTCGACGTGCAGTTCAGCGGGTCGCAGCCGTGCGGGCTGCTGCTCTCCAGCACCGGCGCCAGGTTGTGA
- the LOC120690925 gene encoding kinesin-like protein KIN-14F isoform X1 gives MAEAPAILSLSAAAVVEDVLRQHGCRLSDRDLASRRAEEAAARRNEAAGWLRRTVGAVAARDLPEEPSEEEFRLGLRNGQILCGALNRVHPGAVSKVVVNTAADSVLQADGAALSAFQYFENVRNFLVAAQEIGLPCFEASDLEQGGKSARVVNCVLALKSYGDWKQCGGTGPWKYGGNLKVTASGKSFGRKNSEPFRRSQSMNEGEVLYEEAGFNADSHLDSSDMSTSRPLKMLVSAVLSDKRPDEVPQLLESMLCKLVEEFENRLNNQNELVKAALKNGTDSTKSFSKSKVLVETTPNTSGRKMDTTDIYCNNKQTKKETSREVTLKQHSILQQQSKNVEELKADLITTKAGMEYMQMKYSEDINLLGRHLYSLAHAASGYHKVLEENRKLYNQVQDLKGSIRVYCRVRPFLPGQGSPSTVGSIDEGNITIVTPSKSGKEGRKTFSFNKVFGPSATQDEVFLDTQPLIRSVLDGYNVCIFAYGQTGSGKTYTMSGPKNMTEQTQGVNYRALGDLFKLAEQRRGTFIYDIAVQMIEIYNEQVRDLLVTDGLNKRLEIRNNSQNGLNVPDASLVRVASTMDVMELMNVGQKNRAVGATALNDRSSRSHSCLTVHVQGRDLTSGTTLRGCMHLVDLAGSERVDKSEVTGERLKEAQHINKSLSALGDVIASLAQKNAHVPYRNSKLTQLLQDSLGGQAKTLMFVHISPESDAVGETISTLKFAERVSTVELGAARLNKESGEVRELKEQIARLKSALAVKDSGSEQIMSRDSEAFNMKMPSPGFSNKRQGSCDLLSSQTNFRQPMEDVGNIEVRANPTLRHKKPSFDLQDLLTSNDSPSWPDSNLRTNFQMGDEREAVGGDWIDKVVVNNNNSIGDWEGDSAALPDFFYQRYHSGMREKQYQRNNIRQKEDHEYEQQRPRFYSTNTDDSDDIDMATSDSSESDALWQLNVQSMNNSISESGSKVKKPQARLRDGSDSRTPVHSQVPSASRKATNGSNRSVRQPLSRSDSRRLSSNGRQAGTKRPEIWLCCRVEVPAKRCNEPGHANFLFICWSLDGCSTTVESGCFRATL, from the exons atggcggaggcgccggcgatCCTCTCGCTCTCCGCGGCCGCCGTGGTGGAGGACGTGCTGCGGCAGCACGGGTGCCGCCTCAGCGACCGCGATCTCGCGTCACGCAGGGCCGAGGAAGCCG cggcgcggcggaacgaggcggcggggtggctgCGCCGCACGGTGGGGGCGGTCGCCGCGCGCGACCTGCCGGAGGAGCCGTCCGAGGAGGAGTTCCGCCTCGGCCTCCGCAACGGCCAGATCCTCTGCGGCGCGCTCAACCGGGTCCACCCGGGCGCCGTCTCCAAG GTGGTCGTGAACACGGCGGCGGACTCCGTGCTGCAGGCCGACGGCGCGGCGCTGTCGGCGTTCCAGTACTTCGAGAACGTGCGCAACTTCCTGGTGGCGGCGCAGGAGATCGGCCTGCCGTGCTTCGAGGCCTCCGATTTGGAGCAG GGAGGGAAGAGCGCCAGGGTGGTGAACTGCGTGCTCGCACTCAAGTCGTACGGTGATTGGAAGCAATGCGGTGGCACCggtccgtggaagtatgggggGAATCTGAAGGTGACGGCCTCCGGCAAGTCCTTCGGGAGGAAGAACTCTGAGCCGTTCCGTAGGAGTCAGTCGATGAATGAAGGTGAAGTGCTCTATGAGGAGGCTGGATTCAATGCCGACTCTCATCTTGATTCCAGTGACATG TCGACGTCGCGCCCGCTGAAAATGTTGGTTAGTGCAGTTTTGTCCGACAAGAGGCCGGATGAAGTTCCACAG CTCTTGGAGTCCATGTTGTGTAAACTTGTTGAAGAATTCGAAAATCGTCTAAACAACCAAAATGAATTG GTTAAAGCGGCTCTAAAAAATGGTACTGACAGCACAAAATCCTTTTCGAAATCAAAGGTTCTGGTTGAGACTACTCCGAATACTAGTGGGAGAAAG ATGGATACAACAGATATTTACTGTAAcaataaacaaacaaaaaaagaaacatcAAGAGAAGTGACACTGAAGCAACATTCAATTCTCCAACAACAGTCAAAGAATGTTGAG GAACTCAAGGCTGATCTGATAACTACTAAGGCGGGTATGGAGTATATGCAAATGAAATACTCTGAGGACATCaacctccttg GAAGGCACCTGTATAGCCTGGCTCATGCTGCTTCAGGTTATCACAAAGTTCTTGAAGAAAATCGAAAGCTATACAACCAGGTGCAGGATCTTAAAG GAAGTATCAGAGTATACTGTAGGGTACGGCCCTTTTTACCTGGACAAGGAAGTCCTTCCACTGTGGGTTCCATCGATGAGGGCAACATAACCATTGTCACCCCTTCAAAGTCTGGAAAGGAAGGCCGGAAAACTTTTAGCTTCAATAAGGTTTTTGGCCCATCAGCAACACAAG ATGAGGTGTTCTTAGATACCCAACCCCTTATTCGTTCAGTTCTTGATGGATACAATGTTTGTATCTTCGCATATGGACAAACAGGATCAGGGAAGACATACACAATG AGTGGGCCCAAGAACATGACTGAGCAAACCCAAGGTGTCAACTATCGGGCACTAGGTGATCTATTTAAGCTTGCTGAGCAAAGGAGGGGTACCTTCATATATGATATTGCTGTGCAAATGATCGAGATTTACAACGAACAAGTCAGGGATCTCCTTGTCACTGATGGTCTGAACAAAAG ATTAGAGATTCGGAATAACTCTCAGAATGGGCTTAATGTGCCGGATGCAAGCCTTGTCCGTGTGGCGTCAACAATGGATGTCATGGAGTTGATGAATGTTGGGCAGAAGAATCGTGCCGTCGGTGCCACTGCTCTAAATGACAGGAGTAGTCGTTCCCACAG TTGTTTAACTGTTCATGTTCAGGGAAGGGATCTTACATCAGGGACCACTCTTCGTGGTTGCATGCATTTAGTTGATCTTGCGGGCAGTGAACGGGTTGACAAATCAGAGGTCACTGGAGAAAGGTTAAAAGAAGCACAGCATATAAACAAATCATTGTCGGCCTTAGGGGATGTAATTGCTTCCCTTGCCCAAAAGAATGCACATGTACCATACAGGAACAGTAAATTAACGCAACTTCTTCAAGATTCACTTG GAGGTCAGGCCAAAACCTTGATGTTTGTTCATATAAGCCCAGAGAGTGATGCTGTAGGAGAAACCATCAGCACCTTGAAGTTTGCCGAGCGTGTCTCAACTGTTGAACTCGGTGCTGCTCGATTAAATAAAGAATCTGGAGAAGTTAGAGAGCTGAAAGAGCAG ATCGCTCGACTTAAATCAGCTTTAGCTGTGAAAGACTCAGGATCAGAGCAAATAATGAGTCGTGACTCTGAGGCATTTAACATGAAGATGCCTTCGCCTGGTTTTTCAAATAAGCGACAGGGTAGTTGTGATTTACTGTCTAGCCAAACGAACTTCAGACAACCAATGGAGGATGTCGGAAACATAGAG GTTAGAGCCAATCCTACATTGAGGCATAAGAAACCAAGCTTTGACCTCCAGGATTTATTAACATCAAATGATTCTCCTTCATGGCCAGACAGCAATTTGAGGACGAATTTTCAGATGGGAGATGAAAGGGAAGCAGTTGGTGGGGACTGGATAGATAAGGTTGTTGTGAACAACAATAACTCAATTGGTGATTGGGAGGGGGACAGTGCAGCTTTACCTGACTTCTTTTACCAGAGATATCATTCAGGTATGAGGGAGAAGCAGTACCAGAGAAATAACATAAGACAAAAGGAGGACCATGAGTATGAACAGCAAAGGCCTCGATTTTACTCTACAAAtacagatgattctgatgacaTTGACATGGCAACAAGTGATTCCTCAGAATCAGATGCGCTATGGCAGCTCAATGTCCAAAGCATGAATAACTCTATTAGTGAGAGCGGATCAAAGGTTAAGAAACCACAAGCAAGGCTAAGAGATGGCTCAGATTCCAG GACTCCAGTTCATTCTCAAGTACCATCAGCGTCGAGAAAAGCCACAAATGGTTCAAACAGATCTGTTAGGCAACCTTTAAGCAGAAGCGACAGCAGAAGGCTTTCATCAAATGGAAGACAAGCTGGTACAAA GCGACCTGAAATATGGCTTTGCTGCAGAGTTGAGGTGCCTGCTAAAAGATGTAATGAACCTGGACATGCAAATTTTCTGTTCATTTGCTGGAGCCTGGATGGATGCTCTACAACTGTGGAGTCCGGTTGTTTTCGAGCAACACTGTAA
- the LOC120690701 gene encoding calmodulin-binding protein 60 D-like isoform X1, whose product MDLKRALDVEEEVVDGDEEELAAGCPDAKRRRTFLNSSMQEAIGAQYMQRHLPKLEPFLRRVVQEEVHNVLIRHIDSAQRLPLQLKTSSKRYKLQFQGNLPQTLFTGNRVEAESKQPLRIVLTDAATNQTVTSGPLSSMKVELLVLDGDFNADEQLEHTEKEFSESVVFEREGKRPLLSGEVIIVLEKGVASIRDISFTDNSSWIRSRKFRLGARMSRASSIEERVQEAVSNPFLVKDHRGEVYKKHHPPALADDVWRLEKIGKDGVFHKKLADFGIHTVQDFLRNLVMDQYGLRSLLGSGMSNKMWESTVEHARECVLDDKLYSYCSGHGIVLLFNCVYEVVGVIVGTNCFTLNSLTPTQKALVVKLQQDAYKFPDRIAEFKVQTQGAAEQPPGAVQAPPGPVPPAASARVLGLPQGVVHLPGGAPSPHDGGGLLLNPLALQQQSEALEDVLQSAGAAHHQLGAGEAWPFPSFGVGAGAGGFDARDPFDVQFSGSQPCGLLLSSTGARL is encoded by the exons ATGGACCTGAAGAGGGCGCTGgacgtggaggaggaggtggtggacggcgacgaggaggagctcgccgccggctgccccGACGCCAAGCGCCGCCGGACGTTCCTCAA CAGCTCGATGCAGGAGGCCATTGGCGCGCAGTACATGCAGAGGCATCTGCCCAAGCTGGAGCCCTTCCTGCGCAGAGTC GTGCAGGAAGAGGTGCATAATGTTCTTATCCGACACATCGATTCCGCACAGAG GCTCCCACTGCAACTAAAAACAAGCAGCAAACGGTACAAGCTGCAGTTCCAGGGAAATCTGCCGCAGACCCTTTTCACGGGCAACAGAGTGGAGGCGGAGAGCAAGCAGCCGCTCCGGATCGTCCTGACCGACGCCGCCACCAACCAGACGGTCACCTCCGGCCCCTTGTCCTCGATGAAGGTCGAGCTCCTCGTCCTCGACGGCGACTtcaacgccgacgagcagcTGGAGCACACCGAGAAGGAGTTCAGCGAGAGCGTGGTGTTCGAGAGGGAAGGCAAGAGGCCGCTCCTGTCCGGCGAGGTGATCATCGTGCTCGAGAAGGGCGTCGCCTCCATCCGCGACATATCCTTCACGGATAACTCGAGCTGGATAAGGAGCCGGAAGTTCAGGCTCGGCGCGAGGATGTCccgggccagctccatcgaaGAACGGGTGCAGGAAGCTGTCAGCAATCCCTTCCTGGTCAAGGATCACCGTGGAGAAG TGTACAAGAAGCACCATCCTCCTGCATTAGCCGACGACGTGTGGCGCCTGGAGAAGATCGGCAAAGACGGCGTTTTCCACAAGAAGCTTGCCGACTTCGGAATCCACACAGTTCAGGACTTCCTCAGGAACCTGGTGATGGATCAGTACGGACTGCGCAGT CTGCTCGGCAGCGGGATGTCGAACAAGATGTGGGAGTCGACGGTGGAGCACGCCCGGGAGTGCGTGCTGGACGACAAGCTCTACTCCTACTGCAGCGGGCACGGCATCGTCCTCCTCTTCAACTGCGTCTACGAAGTCGTCGGCGTCATCGTCGGCACCAACTGCTTCACCTTGAACTCCCTCACCCCGACGCAGAAG GCGCTGGTGGTGAAGCTGCAGCAGGACGCGTACAAGTTCCCGGACCGCATCGCCGAGTTCAAGGTGCAGACGCAGGGCGCCGCGGAGCAGCCACCTGGCGCGGTGCAGGCCCCGCCGGGGCCCGTGCCgcccgcggcgagcgcgcgggtgCTCGGCCTCCCGCAGGGCGTCGTACACCTTCCTGGCGGCGCGCCGAGCccgcacgacggcggcggcctgctgctGAACCCGCTTGCCCTCCAGCAGCAGAGCGAGGCCCTGGAAGACGTGCTGCagtcggccggcgcggcgcaccaccagctcggcgccggcgaggcgtgGCCGTTCCCCTCGTTCGGGGTgggggccggggccggcgggTTCGACGCACGGGACCCGTTCGACGTGCAGTTCAGCGGGTCGCAGCCGTGCGGGCTGCTGCTCTCCAGCACCGGCGCCAGGTTGTGA
- the LOC120690702 gene encoding probable protein phosphatase 2C 33 → MAGAATEGKLSPALPLATLIGRELRGDGSERPIVRYGHSGFAKRGEDYFLVKPDCLRVPGDPSSAFSVFAVFDGHNGVSAAVFSKEKLLEHVMSAVPQGISREDWLQALPRALVAGFVKTDIDFQRKGETSGTTATLVVVDGFTVTVASVGDSRCILDTQGGEVSLLTVDHRLEENAEERERVTASGGEVSRLNLCGGQEVGPLRCWPGGLCLSRSIGDTDVGEFIVPIPHVKKVKLPNTGGRLIIASDGIWDALSSETAAQACRGLPAELAAKLVVKQALKTSGLKDDTTCVVVDIIPSDHCSTPPALSPKKNQNKLKSLIFGRRSHSSVGKLSKSVSLGAVEEIFEEGSAMLEERLGRNFPSKANLPPFRCAVCQVDQEPFEGLMMDNVGGCCSAPSTPWGGPYLCSDCRKKKDAMEGKRSSRSTTCR, encoded by the exons ATGGCGGGCGCCGCCACGGAGGGGAAGCTTTCCCCGGCGCTGCCCCTGGCCACGCTGATCGGCCGCGAGCtccgcggcgacggctccgagcGCCCGATTGTGCGGTACGGTCACTCTGGCTTCGCCAAGCGCGGCGAGGACTACTTCCTCGTCAAGCCCGACTGCCTCCGCGTCCCCGGCGACCCTTCCTCCGCTTTCTCCGTCTTCGCT GTATTCGACGGCCACAATGGCGTGTCGGCGGCGGTGTTCAGCAAGGAGAAGTTGCTGGAGCACGTGATGAGCGCCGTGCCGCAGGGCATCAGCCGCGAGGACTGGCTACAGGCGCTGCCGCGTGCGCTCGTCGCAGGATTCGTCAAGACAGACATTGACTTCCAGCGCAAGG GGGAGACGTCAGGGACAACGGCGACCCTGGTTGTGGTTGATGGGTTCACGGTCACCGTGGCTTCAGTGGGAGACTCCAGGTGCATTCTGGATACACAGGGTGGCGAGGTCTCGTTGCTGACTGTGGATCACCGGCTAGAGGAGAATgcagaggagagggagcggGTCACAGCAAGTGGAGGGGAGGTCAGCCGGCTTAATCTCTGTGGTGGGCAAGAG GTTGGTCCTCTCCGATGCTGGCCTGGTGGGTTGTGCCTTTCAAGGTCAATTGGGGATACTGATGTCGGCGAGTTCATCGTGCCGATTCCACATGTCAAAAAAGTGAAG CTCCCAAATACTGGTGGAAGACTAATAATTGCTTCAGATGGAATATGGGACGCTCTGTCCTCAGAGACTGCCGCACAAGCTTGTCGGGGATTGCCTGCAGAACTGGCTGCAAAGCTTGTTGTTAAG CAAGCTCTGAAGACAAGCGGGTTGAAAGATGACACCACATGTGTGGTTGTTGACATCATCCCATCTGATCATTGTTCAACACCACCAGCATTGTCGCCAAAGAAAAATCAGAACAAGTTGAAGTCTCTTATTTTTGGTAGGAGGTCTCATAGTTCTGTTGGAAAGCTCAGCAAATCTGTTTCACTGGGCGCTGTGGAAGAAATATTTGAGGAGGGATCTGCAATGTTGGAAGAAAG GTTGGGTAGAAATTTCCCGTCAAAAGCAAATCTGCCCCCATTTCGCTGTGCTGTCTGCCAAGTGGACCAAGAGCCATTCGAAGGTTTAATGATGGACAATGTAGGTGGCTGCTGCTCAGCCCCATCAACACCATGGGGTGGTCCTTATCTTTGTTCGGACTGTAGGAAAAAGAAGGATGCAATGGAAGGTAAAAGATCGAGCCGCTCGACAACGTGCAGGTGA